The Desulfatiglans anilini DSM 4660 genomic sequence TCAACCGCAGGATCGGGTATGATTTCGCCGCCGCCCTCCGGTCATTCCTGAGAGCGGATCCGGATGTGATCATGGTGGGTGAGATGCGGGACCGGGAAACGGCCGCCATCGCCATCGAGGCGTCTCTGACGGGCCATCTCGTTCTGAGCACGCTGCATACCAACAGCGCCGCCGAGACCGTCGTCCGGCTGCTCGAAATGGGCCTCGATCCCTGTAATTTCGCCGATGCGCTTCTCGGCGTTCTGGCGCAGCGCCTCGTCAGGAGCCTCTGCCGGCGATGCAGAAGACCGTGCGGGCCGGACCCCGGCTACCACGACGCCCTCGAGGCGTCCTACGGCGATGGCTGGTCCGGTCTGGGGGAGTCCTCGCAGAGCATGGACCTCTTTACCCGTGGAGGATGCCCCCACTGCAATCAGAGCGGGTACAGCGGGAGGACAGCGATCTGCGAACTGCTTCTTTGCACGGATCCGATCAAGGAGCTCATCCGGCGGGGTGCACCGGTCGATGCGCTGAATGCCCAGGCCGCCCGCGAAGGCATGACGACCCTGATGCAGAATGGCGTCCGCAAGGTCGTCAAGGGCATCACGGACCTCCAGGAGGTCCGGCGGGTGTGCCTGCGTTAGGAAAGGGAATCGTAAGGCGCACAAGACCGCCGTCTGAAAAACAGCCGGCGGAAGGGTATCCCATGATCGGGGGAGAAGATTTTTCTGCGAGGTCGGATTCCCACGACCGGCGGTCGAGCATCTGGACGTGCCGGCCCGTTTGAGCGGGTCGCCGGCGAGGAAAAACCTTGTTTTTGGCCGGGGTTCTTGGCATGTTAAACCATTTGCGTCCGCAAAGAGGTTTTTGCGCCCATCCCGGTGTCCGTTTGCATTTCTAATGGAGCGGTAGTCTGCGGACCGCCCTCCGGAAATGTTTCATTTTTCCTGTGTGGGCCCTTTTTGCCGGATGCGAAATCTGGCCGGTGGGAGAGTCTTTCCCCCCGGCTGTCTGACACCCGATATCGGAGAAACAGGACAGAGAAGGTCCCCATGAAGCTTGACTTGAAGGAGGCGGAGTCGCTTCTCGGCATTTCCGCCATGACGATTCAGCGCTGGGCACGCCAAGGGCGGATACCCGCTAGAGAGGCTGACGGCGCCCTCGTTTTCAGACAGAAGGAACTCGAACGGTGGGCCTGGAACCGGCAGTGGCCGCTGCGCCGGGATCCGGGCATGCCCTGCTTGGAGGGCAGCCTGGAGACGGAATGTCTTTCGGACGCCCTGCGGCGGGGAGGCGTCTTTTTCAACGTCCGAGGGAATACGGTCAAGGAAGTCCTGAACGAGATGTCCGGGCTGGTTCCGCTCTCAGCCGATGTGGATCGCGAAGGGCTGGTCGGGCTGTTGGAGGAGAGAGAGCGGTTGGCGAGCACGGGCATCGGGCGAGGGGTCGCCGTTCCGCACCCGCGTGAACCTCTGACCTCGATCGGTGACCGTGCCATTGTGACGGCGGCGTTTTTGGAGCGGCCGGTGGATTTCGGGGCGATGGACCATGTCCCGGTCTTTCTGGTGTTGCTCATGTTGAGCCCCGCAACGCGTACCCACCTCCGTCTGCTGTCCCGCTTGAGCTTCTGCCTTCGAGACGCATCGTTGACGGAGGGGCTGCCGAACTACCGAGAAGAAGAGGCCTTTTTGAAGGATATCGCCCGGGCCGAGCAGGGATTGTGAGGTCATGCACCGCCTTTTACTGCGATTGGATGAACGTCTGCAACTCGTTCTGATCTCCTGCGTGGTGGGGGTCTGCGGCGGTCTTTTGTCGGTCC encodes the following:
- a CDS encoding PTS sugar transporter subunit IIA, with protein sequence MKLDLKEAESLLGISAMTIQRWARQGRIPAREADGALVFRQKELERWAWNRQWPLRRDPGMPCLEGSLETECLSDALRRGGVFFNVRGNTVKEVLNEMSGLVPLSADVDREGLVGLLEERERLASTGIGRGVAVPHPREPLTSIGDRAIVTAAFLERPVDFGAMDHVPVFLVLLMLSPATRTHLRLLSRLSFCLRDASLTEGLPNYREEEAFLKDIARAEQGL